The DNA region TTTATTTTTATTAGAAATGTATATATGTTTAAACAATAATATTATATAGTGCATTTATTTACAATTTATTATATCTTATATATTGATATGAATATTTTAAATATTATACATTATGGAACATTAAAATATGAAATGTATTAATATTTATATTATATAAATGTATGGTAAAATAGATAGTATGCAATAAAATAAATTTTATTTTTAAAGTATACTAGATTAATATTATTATAATGATTTTATGTATATATATTTATATATGATGATTTTTAATATATTTAAATTTAATAATAGCATAATAAGAGTCATATGATATATAGTGTATTTTATAATTACGTTTGAGATTTAATATATATGTGGGTCGTGCGGGATTCGAACCTGCGACCAATTGATTAAAAGTCAACTGCTCTACCGACTGAGCTAACGACCCTTTATTATGGTGAAATAAGGTGAGTTTATAAAATAGGTGATGACGGACTTGAACCGCCGACTTCCTCCGTGTAAAGGAGGCGCTCTACCAACTGAGCTAATCACCTTCTATTTTTATAGATATCTTATAAAACTGAAAGACAAATTACATTCTATCGATCAAAAAAAAAATAGTCAATCTTTTTTTTATAAAATATTTATTTTTAAATTTAAAAATTTAAAACATTTTAATTAAAAATATAATACAAGGAAATATATGGAAATTCGAACTCGATTTGCTCCTAGTTCTACTGGATATTTACATATTGGAAGTATGCGTACAGCGCTTTATTCATGGCTTTTTGCTAAACGTTTTAATGGAACTTTTATTCTTAGAATTGAAGATACTGATATAAAAAGGTCAAATCCTTTATTTGTAAAAAATATTTTGAAAACATTAAAATGGTTAGGTATTGATTGGGATGAAGGCCCATATTTTCAAAGTAAACGGTTATTTTTATATAAAAAGAATATTAATAAAATGTTAAAAATAGGTGCTGCATATAAATGTTATTGTTCTATGAATAGACTTAAAAAAATTCGATTACTGCAAATATTAAAAGGTGAAAAACCTAGATATGATCAAAAATGTAGAAATATGTTTTCAAATAAATATATTAATAATGATTATGTTGTACGGTTTAAAAACCCTAATCATGGAACAGTAATGTTTCATGATCAGATAAGAGGTAAAATTATATTTAATAATATAGAATTAGATGATTTAATTATTCAACGTCAAAATGGTATGCCAACATACAATTTTTGTGCAATAATTGATGATTTAGATATGAATATTACTCATGTTATTCGAGGAGAAGATCATATTAATAATACGCCAAGACAAATTAATATTTTAAAATCTTTAAATGCAAAGATTCCTACTTATGCTCATGTTTCTATGGTAGTTGATAATAATAAAAATAATCTTTCTAAAAGAAAGAATTCTTCTAGTATTTTAGCATATAAAAAAGAAGGATTTTTAAAAGAATCAATTTTAAATTATTTATTAAAATTAGGTTGGTCTTATGGTAATAAAGAATTTTTTTACTTAGAAGAAATGAAAAAATTATTTTCTTTACAAACAATTAATAAATCTTCTAGTACTTTAAATATTAAAAAACTTTTATGGTTTAATTATCATTATCTTAATACTTTACCAATTAATAATGATTTAATAAATTATTTTAAGAAGCATTTATATAAATCAAAAATATTTTGTGAAGATGAAGTAAAATTAAAGAGAATAATAGAAATTTTTAGGAAACGATGTAAAACATTAAAAGAAATAGTTTTAAAATCTCAATTTTTTTTTTATGATATAAAATACATTGATAAAAAATTAATAAATAAATATTTATTTATTAATTATAAATCAATATTTACAGTAATTTATAATAAATTATTTGATATGAAATATTGGAATGATAAGAATATTATGATATTAATTAAAACAATATCTTTACAATTTCAGTTATCTATTCAGCAAATATGTATGCCATTACGTATATTTATGACTGGAACAAACAACTCACCCAGTATCAGTATAATTATGGATATTATTGGTAAAAAAGAATCTTTAAAAAGAATAAAAAAATTACTGTATTATTCTGATAAATAATAGATTACTGATATGAATTATTGATATTTTATATTTATTATATTGAAGATTAAGGGGCTATATTTTAATTTGGTAGAATATTTGTATGGCATATAAAAGGTAGCGGTTCAAATCCGCTTAGCTCCAATTTTATGATGTATGATAAATTAAGATTATTAATAAAATTTTTAATTTATAATATAATAATATTCACTTAATTTTTATTTCTTTATATAAAACATGTTTTCGTATGATAGGATCATATTTTTTTAATGTTATTTTTTCTGGTTTAGAACGTTTATTTTTTGTAGTAGTATAAAAGTGTTTAGTTCCCGAAGAAGATATAAGTTTAATTGTTTCTCTTGTAGTTTTAGACATTATTTATCCTTTTTTTATGCAATATTTTTAGTACTGTTTCAATTCCTTTTTTATCAATAATTCTCATTCCTTGTATAGATACTCGTAATCTAATAAATTTTTTCTTACTAGGTATCCAAAATCGATGATATTGTAAATTCGGGGAAAATTTCTTTTTAGTTGCATTCATTGCATGTGATCTATTATTTCCAAACATTGGTTTTTTTTGTGTTATACTGCATTTTTTAGACATTGTTATCCTTGTTTAATTTGAATATATTTATGAGTTATATCATTATGAAGTATATATAATTTTATATTAGACTGACAGAATTAAGTTTTATTTTTTAAAGCATTTTTTATCGAAAACATAATTTCTTTTTTAGCGGATTCTATATTTTCTAGTCCAATAATTTTTATCCATTTTTCATTTTCTAAATCTTTATAATGTTCAAAAAAATGAATAATTTTTTTTTTTGTAATATTAGATAAATCATGAATATCTACTATATCATTATAATCTTTACAAATATCTTCATGTGGTACAGCAATAATCTTAGAATCTTCCCCTGATTCATCAATCATTTTTAATATTCCAATTGGTCTACATTTAATAACACATTTTGGTTGTAAAGAATATGTAATGGGTATTAAAACATCTAATGGATCGCCATCATTAGATAATGTATGGTTAATATATCCATAGTTACATGGGTAAACCATAGAAGTAGGTATAAACCGATCTACATATAATACTTCTGATTTTTTTTTAATTTCGTATTTTATTGAATGTGAATTAAGAGGTATTTCAATAATTACATAAATATCGTTTGGGATATTATTTCCAGATGGAACATATTTTAAATTCATATTATTTTCTATAATCTTACTAATTATATGAACAGATATATTAAATTCATTAAATATTTTAATGATATTTACTTATCCTATTATAAAGGTATAATATCATTAAATAACAAAAAATACTATCAATAAATATTTAAGACATAAGATATATAAATATGATTTAAAATAATTTTGAAATGTATCATTTTTAAGTAGTAGTGTTTTTACATCTAAAATTTATTGTACATAATATATATAATTAAATGTTTTATAATTTATATATGGAAAAGTTGAATCTATAATAATTATATAATAACAGTATGATATATATGATTATTTCATAAACTAAAAGTATTTTTTATAAAGTGTAATAAATATTATATATTCTATTTTAAATTGTTATAAAATAAATTTTAATGTAATGATTTTAAACAATATTAGTAATAGTTTATTACTTTACTTAATATTTAAATATTTTATAGAATAGTTTGTTTGATTTTCAATAGTTAGATAAAATAAAATGAAAATATTAAATTTAAATATTTTTTATTTTAGATATTTTAGATATTTTAGATATTTATAGATATACATATAATTAATTTTCTAGATTTAAAAATATAATGTTATAATTTATTAAAAATATAAATAGATTATAAATAATTATTCAATTTACAATATTTTATCTATAAAAATTTAATCAATACATTTTACATAAAGTTGATCGATAAGCCGGGTTCTGTATAAAACAGTCATTTATCTAGACCAAAAAATTACTTTATGGTTCAAGCGGTTTACCCAGATTTTATAATACGAGCCGTATTTTTA from Buchnera aphidicola (Phyllaphis fagi) includes:
- the gltX gene encoding glutamate--tRNA ligase, producing the protein MEIRTRFAPSSTGYLHIGSMRTALYSWLFAKRFNGTFILRIEDTDIKRSNPLFVKNILKTLKWLGIDWDEGPYFQSKRLFLYKKNINKMLKIGAAYKCYCSMNRLKKIRLLQILKGEKPRYDQKCRNMFSNKYINNDYVVRFKNPNHGTVMFHDQIRGKIIFNNIELDDLIIQRQNGMPTYNFCAIIDDLDMNITHVIRGEDHINNTPRQINILKSLNAKIPTYAHVSMVVDNNKNNLSKRKNSSSILAYKKEGFLKESILNYLLKLGWSYGNKEFFYLEEMKKLFSLQTINKSSSTLNIKKLLWFNYHYLNTLPINNDLINYFKKHLYKSKIFCEDEVKLKRIIEIFRKRCKTLKEIVLKSQFFFYDIKYIDKKLINKYLFINYKSIFTVIYNKLFDMKYWNDKNIMILIKTISLQFQLSIQQICMPLRIFMTGTNNSPSISIIMDIIGKKESLKRIKKLLYYSDK
- the rpmB gene encoding 50S ribosomal protein L28, producing MSKKCSITQKKPMFGNNRSHAMNATKKKFSPNLQYHRFWIPSKKKFIRLRVSIQGMRIIDKKGIETVLKILHKKRINNV
- the rpmG gene encoding 50S ribosomal protein L33, which gives rise to MSKTTRETIKLISSSGTKHFYTTTKNKRSKPEKITLKKYDPIIRKHVLYKEIKIK
- the ppa gene encoding inorganic diphosphatase; the encoded protein is MNLKYVPSGNNIPNDIYVIIEIPLNSHSIKYEIKKKSEVLYVDRFIPTSMVYPCNYGYINHTLSNDGDPLDVLIPITYSLQPKCVIKCRPIGILKMIDESGEDSKIIAVPHEDICKDYNDIVDIHDLSNITKKKIIHFFEHYKDLENEKWIKIIGLENIESAKKEIMFSIKNALKNKT